In Candidatus Defluviibacterium haderslevense, the following are encoded in one genomic region:
- a CDS encoding gliding motility-associated C-terminal domain-containing protein, translated as MKHFILILVLCTGFTFISWAQCPEITKTTINPSCTPSCTMCEGETFTVTLMGGDLPNNGKIEYYYSDNAGFNPYNGEGTKIGSANITTPGPPCRICPSLLGFMIDACGTEQDNEFIIMWTGSGFNTSNFNFNFDANNNVGAGNGNIGSGCSIVSGNAGLVGGCMATAVGSGYNLPANAIWIVFTSANASTNYDFSAVCGFDLKVFVSKSSCSRSIGGFSNSTSTGNRTQGFTITGCSCGETVTYSTDDPAMLGNGDSWAGGVSNNGCSAIANSPPGYTPAISTIDPFTYKIPPEWCDKTYEIVGIVNPKPNPACCDEIFTERFEVTVKCPKAFPSKLEACDLGNGNGIFTLSDAESEIIGIGSGSVEWFKDMAGTMKIFSPYTSNAGTIYARVIDGTCKSPLVPVKLIILPMPIAKASMSEVCDDGNGIGIFDLTALENNITGGNPTNKVKFWLDKNKTIPVTSPYQTTTTTIYATTCNDKCESQPVDIKLTVLPILIAFTAKDSLCDDGTGKANFQLTNLINKITGNKPGLKVIFYDDSFLTNIINPPFLTGSITIYATTTDTKCESNPVRVILKVIKLSSIPFVSDKLCDDGFGNARFDLKNIQDLLSQNDTSIHISWYEDTLGMTKINPPIVINKLDTIYAFAQNGNCISPYITIVLEAVARPKAKSVTLTLCADSSGQAIFDLSTITDQVNEGSGLFVGFAEDSLLNKLIGRKVYTFGDTVYGFTLDGSCTSIAVPIILKTVQGPIINNPNDTTLCGNYIVPKLSGINLTSNASYYTGPNRNGTQIFEGDTIKTSITLYPYDQNGQCIYLDSFDIIINQPVDAGQDHMLSICEGSIVDLKQLLLKAQSGGQFYELKTSGTLNNSAFNSSGQNGKSFQFFYKLNGTGLCPSDSSEINISVVRTVSAGLDTLNTFCETSLINLSNLLRNADIGGTFNDLKNTNSLNQNIWDSNISGPGRFDIKYEVGDGIICPKDSSLISIQILPSIDIQMPSNIQSCDYLVLPTIQGKNTNGSCSYYTGPTGTGIHYLPGDTIRSSQNLFIYGSAMGLCADETNISIKIDSSVNSTFIQKNLCSDEFYVINNARYDINHPIGKEILQKQSIQQCDSIIDIHLDFLPENITQNTTQLCEREFIIINNVRYDIKKPQGQEVIKNGSANGCDSIINIDLKFFNSSRSTYNTTLCEGTSIQIHGKTYNETTLTGIDTLASADQNKCDSIVTIMITLNKPHTFQYRNIICEQDSIIINGNIFNKNNPQLQKSLANGASNGCDSLIDIQIQFYPTPISSYKQNLCDNQSININNTIYNKLNPKGTEILKNASVNGCDSLVDVDLIFKNAVTTSINQALCESDSILIHNQYYHKYKLTGIDTIKGGANGGCDSILNINLKLIKNGYSFIQERLCKEETKFINGKVYDINHPKGVENIKNGSSTGCDSIINIDLDFFNPKLSYTTTLSIIPGGQVLIDLKTNFIPYKIDWSPNNTLSCSNCLNPIASPTETTTYNIILTDTSGCSISATITIIVEIDDDVFIPNIFSPNGDQVNDILKIIAKNPNLEIQQFAIFDRWGATLYLEQNTTIENHHGWDGTFKGSQVNPGTYVYYISTKLPGTDQKIYTGDVMIIR; from the coding sequence TTGAAACATTTCATCCTGATTTTAGTACTATGTACTGGTTTTACTTTCATTAGTTGGGCTCAATGTCCTGAGATTACTAAAACTACAATAAACCCAAGTTGCACTCCATCATGTACAATGTGTGAAGGAGAAACATTTACTGTGACATTAATGGGCGGCGATCTTCCCAATAATGGTAAAATAGAATATTATTATAGTGACAATGCCGGATTTAATCCTTACAATGGTGAAGGAACAAAAATAGGTAGCGCTAATATTACAACTCCGGGACCACCTTGTCGAATATGTCCATCCCTATTGGGTTTTATGATTGATGCCTGTGGAACGGAACAAGACAATGAATTTATAATCATGTGGACCGGAAGCGGTTTCAATACCAGTAATTTCAATTTTAATTTTGATGCTAACAACAATGTCGGAGCTGGAAATGGTAATATTGGTTCCGGTTGTTCCATAGTGAGCGGTAATGCAGGTCTTGTAGGCGGTTGTATGGCGACCGCAGTTGGAAGTGGCTACAATTTACCAGCTAACGCTATATGGATCGTTTTTACAAGTGCTAATGCAAGTACGAATTATGACTTTTCTGCTGTTTGTGGATTCGATTTAAAAGTATTTGTTAGTAAAAGTAGTTGTAGTAGATCAATAGGTGGATTTTCTAACTCGACATCTACTGGCAATAGAACGCAAGGATTTACAATAACAGGATGTTCTTGCGGAGAAACTGTAACTTATAGTACAGATGATCCTGCTATGTTGGGAAATGGAGATAGTTGGGCAGGAGGTGTCTCGAATAATGGATGCTCTGCAATCGCTAATTCTCCTCCTGGATATACCCCAGCCATCAGCACCATTGATCCGTTTACTTATAAAATACCACCCGAATGGTGTGATAAAACATATGAAATTGTAGGTATCGTCAATCCTAAACCAAATCCTGCTTGTTGTGATGAAATTTTTACAGAACGATTCGAGGTTACTGTCAAATGCCCTAAAGCTTTTCCGTCAAAACTAGAAGCTTGCGATCTTGGAAATGGCAATGGAATTTTTACTTTGTCAGATGCCGAATCGGAAATAATTGGGATAGGTTCTGGTTCTGTAGAATGGTTTAAAGATATGGCTGGAACCATGAAGATTTTTTCTCCATATACATCAAATGCCGGAACTATTTATGCAAGGGTAATTGATGGAACTTGTAAATCACCTTTAGTTCCTGTTAAACTTATCATTCTTCCAATGCCTATTGCAAAGGCTTCTATGAGTGAAGTATGTGATGACGGTAACGGAATCGGTATTTTTGATTTAACTGCTTTAGAAAATAATATCACAGGAGGCAATCCTACGAATAAAGTAAAATTTTGGCTAGATAAAAATAAAACAATACCCGTAACATCACCATATCAAACTACAACAACGACCATTTATGCAACCACATGCAATGATAAATGTGAGTCCCAACCTGTAGATATTAAATTAACGGTTCTTCCAATATTGATCGCATTTACTGCTAAGGATTCATTGTGTGATGACGGAACCGGAAAAGCCAATTTTCAACTCACTAATTTAATCAATAAAATCACAGGTAATAAACCGGGACTTAAAGTAATCTTTTATGATGATAGTTTTTTAACCAACATCATCAACCCGCCTTTTCTAACAGGCTCTATAACAATCTACGCAACAACAACAGACACAAAATGTGAATCCAATCCTGTTAGAGTCATTTTAAAAGTAATCAAATTATCATCCATTCCTTTTGTTAGCGATAAATTATGTGATGATGGTTTTGGCAATGCACGTTTTGATTTAAAAAACATTCAAGATCTGTTAAGTCAGAATGACACCAGCATTCATATTAGTTGGTATGAGGATACGCTTGGGATGACTAAAATAAATCCACCCATAGTTATAAATAAACTTGATACCATATATGCCTTTGCACAAAATGGAAATTGCATTTCGCCTTACATCACCATCGTATTAGAAGCTGTAGCTAGGCCTAAAGCGAAATCTGTAACTTTGACGCTTTGTGCAGATAGCTCTGGACAAGCCATATTTGATTTATCAACCATTACCGATCAGGTTAATGAAGGCAGCGGATTATTTGTGGGATTTGCGGAAGACAGCTTGTTAAATAAATTGATTGGAAGAAAAGTATATACTTTTGGTGATACTGTGTATGGATTTACTTTGGATGGATCTTGCACATCAATAGCTGTACCTATCATTTTAAAAACTGTACAAGGCCCAATTATAAACAATCCAAACGATACCACCTTATGCGGAAATTATATAGTGCCAAAATTAAGTGGGATCAATTTAACATCAAATGCATCCTATTATACGGGCCCAAATCGAAACGGAACACAAATTTTTGAAGGTGATACCATCAAAACTTCCATCACATTATATCCTTATGATCAAAATGGTCAGTGTATTTATTTAGACAGTTTTGACATTATCATCAATCAACCAGTTGATGCCGGACAGGACCATATGTTGTCAATCTGTGAAGGGAGTATTGTAGATTTAAAACAACTACTACTCAAGGCTCAAAGTGGAGGTCAATTCTATGAATTAAAAACCAGTGGAACATTAAATAATTCGGCATTCAATTCATCAGGTCAAAATGGAAAAAGTTTTCAATTTTTCTACAAACTCAATGGAACCGGACTTTGTCCCTCTGATTCTTCAGAAATAAATATTTCAGTTGTAAGGACGGTATCAGCTGGATTAGACACATTGAATACTTTTTGTGAAACATCACTCATTAATTTAAGCAATTTATTGCGTAATGCTGATATTGGAGGCACATTTAATGATTTGAAAAATACCAACTCCCTCAATCAAAATATATGGGACTCCAACATATCGGGACCAGGACGTTTCGATATCAAATATGAAGTAGGTGATGGCATCATTTGTCCAAAAGATTCTTCACTTATTTCCATTCAGATTCTTCCATCCATTGATATCCAGATGCCCAGCAACATTCAAAGTTGTGATTATCTGGTACTGCCAACCATCCAAGGCAAAAATACTAACGGATCATGTTCCTATTATACTGGACCAACTGGAACAGGAATTCATTATCTTCCAGGAGATACAATAAGATCAAGTCAAAACCTATTTATTTATGGTTCAGCTATGGGGTTGTGCGCTGACGAGACCAATATTTCTATTAAAATTGATTCCAGTGTGAATTCTACATTCATCCAAAAAAATCTATGCAGCGATGAATTTTATGTAATCAATAATGCGAGATATGATATTAATCATCCAATAGGAAAAGAAATATTACAGAAACAATCCATTCAACAATGCGATTCAATCATAGACATACATCTTGATTTTTTACCTGAAAATATTACACAAAACACAACACAACTATGTGAACGGGAATTTATTATTATCAATAATGTTCGATATGATATTAAGAAACCTCAAGGCCAAGAAGTTATTAAAAATGGCTCAGCCAATGGTTGTGATAGTATTATAAATATTGATCTTAAATTTTTTAATTCAAGTCGTTCTACATACAATACTACCTTATGCGAAGGCACAAGCATCCAAATTCATGGAAAAACATATAATGAAACTACACTTACCGGAATTGATACTTTAGCTAGTGCTGATCAAAATAAATGTGACAGTATTGTAACTATAATGATTACGCTTAACAAACCCCATACTTTTCAATATCGAAATATAATATGTGAGCAAGATTCTATAATTATTAATGGCAATATATTTAATAAAAACAATCCTCAATTACAGAAGTCTTTAGCTAACGGCGCAAGCAACGGATGTGATAGTTTAATTGACATTCAAATACAATTCTACCCCACCCCTATCTCTTCATATAAACAAAATTTATGTGACAATCAATCTATAAACATAAACAATACAATATATAATAAACTAAATCCGAAAGGCACCGAAATATTAAAAAACGCCTCTGTAAATGGATGCGATAGCTTGGTAGACGTAGATTTAATATTTAAAAATGCAGTTACCACTTCTATTAATCAAGCCCTATGTGAATCTGACAGCATTCTGATTCATAATCAATATTATCATAAATACAAATTAACGGGAATAGACACCATCAAAGGGGGTGCAAACGGTGGTTGTGATAGTATATTGAATATAAATCTCAAACTAATAAAAAATGGATACTCATTCATTCAAGAAAGATTGTGTAAGGAGGAAACAAAATTTATTAATGGAAAGGTCTATGACATTAATCATCCAAAAGGTGTAGAAAACATTAAGAATGGTTCATCAACTGGTTGTGATTCAATAATAAATATAGACTTAGATTTCTTCAATCCCAAACTAAGCTACACCACAACCTTATCAATCATTCCCGGAGGTCAAGTACTCATAGATTTAAAGACTAATTTTATTCCCTATAAAATAGATTGGTCTCCAAATAATACACTAAGTTGTTCAAACTGCTTGAACCCCATTGCGAGTCCAACAGAAACTACGACCTACAACATAATACTGACAGATACTTCAGGTTGTAGCATTAGTGCTACGATAACGATTATAGTTGAAATTGATGATGATGTTTTTATTCCAAATATTTTTTCTCCTAATGGGGATCAGGTAAATGACATATTAAAAATTATAGCAAAGAATCCAAATCTGGAAATCCAACAATTTGCTATTTTTGACAGATGGGGTGCTACTTTGTATTTGGAGCAAAATACCACAATTGAAAATCACCATGGTTGGGATGGAACATTCAAAGGTAGTCAAGTAAATCCCGGCACATATGTATACTATATAAGTACCAAATTACCTGGAACTGATCAAAAGATATATACCGGAGATGTTATGATCATTCGTTAA
- a CDS encoding M1 family metallopeptidase, translating to MHQQLLVGQCNPYFNKALSSRPTHYQIDVELNDSTKMIQSTQTIRYINQGSVEINDLRFYMYLNAFKNSNSSFLKGTSAIFGQSFANKPIDEWGWIDVQKISSTYRGAVSDLSPTLKYISPDDNNPDDQTVLQVFLAKPLLPNDSIVLQLEWSAKMPKTIARSGYSKAFYLFCHWFPQLGVFEKNNASDWAWNCHQFFRSTEFYADFGVYDVNITTDNKFKMVASGCLINESANDDHKVTRTYHAEDVIDFTWAINTDCKITVDRWQDVQINLVLPDDYLNQRDRFIYILKFALDYLHQHVGSYPYPSISVVCPPFHALQSGLMEYPTLITTGSFYGMPLGIRTVESLLVHEFVHQYFMGMVASNEKEEPWLDEGFATYFEDRIIDAAFGEKKSLIDYFGIRLDNQELSRLEYTRMKNHREGIVARPAWLFTESNRKSLIYSKTATTLHTLEHFIGEIKMDRFIKNYFEQWKFKHPRGHDLMAVLKSSLDQEVDSSLANQMYSFFQQSIYQAHVLDYAVTQISNEAILEPFGLLDKKLDQTNKQIQKNTIRSKVTIERLGDWIFPVEIQINFEDGTSKKINWSGIEGMNVLEFTGTTKVLSAQIDPDQKNLLDINLNNNSLSIKNDPVTLWKFTTKFMFWIQNLFQTLSFLF from the coding sequence ATGCACCAGCAATTGTTAGTTGGGCAATGCAATCCATATTTTAATAAGGCATTAAGTTCAAGACCAACACATTATCAAATCGATGTGGAGCTCAACGACAGCACTAAAATGATACAATCTACACAGACTATCCGCTACATCAATCAAGGCTCAGTTGAAATTAATGATCTGCGATTTTACATGTACCTCAATGCCTTTAAAAATTCCAATTCCAGTTTTTTAAAAGGTACTTCGGCTATTTTTGGACAATCCTTTGCTAATAAACCAATAGATGAATGGGGCTGGATTGACGTACAAAAAATAAGTAGCACATATAGGGGCGCAGTGAGTGATTTGAGTCCTACATTAAAATATATTTCACCAGACGATAACAATCCAGATGACCAAACTGTATTGCAAGTATTTTTAGCCAAACCACTTCTTCCAAATGATTCGATCGTATTACAGTTGGAGTGGTCCGCAAAAATGCCTAAAACAATAGCCCGTTCAGGGTATAGTAAAGCGTTCTACTTGTTTTGTCATTGGTTTCCTCAATTGGGTGTTTTTGAAAAAAACAATGCGAGTGATTGGGCCTGGAATTGTCATCAATTCTTTAGATCTACTGAATTTTATGCAGACTTTGGTGTCTATGATGTAAACATCACTACAGATAATAAATTTAAAATGGTGGCCTCAGGATGCTTAATCAATGAATCGGCAAATGATGATCATAAGGTGACCAGAACCTATCATGCAGAAGATGTCATTGACTTTACATGGGCAATAAATACAGATTGTAAAATTACTGTAGATCGTTGGCAGGATGTCCAAATTAACTTGGTTCTTCCTGATGATTATTTAAATCAACGAGATCGGTTTATATATATTTTGAAATTCGCATTGGACTATTTACATCAACATGTGGGAAGTTATCCCTATCCAAGCATCAGCGTAGTATGTCCTCCTTTTCATGCATTACAATCAGGTTTAATGGAGTACCCTACCCTGATCACAACAGGATCTTTTTATGGTATGCCTCTAGGGATCAGAACTGTTGAATCTCTATTAGTTCATGAATTCGTTCATCAATATTTTATGGGGATGGTAGCTTCAAATGAAAAAGAAGAACCCTGGTTAGACGAAGGCTTTGCAACTTATTTTGAAGATCGGATTATAGATGCAGCATTTGGAGAAAAAAAATCATTAATAGATTATTTTGGTATAAGACTGGACAATCAAGAATTAAGTAGATTAGAATATACCAGAATGAAAAATCATAGAGAAGGGATAGTAGCCAGACCTGCCTGGTTGTTCACTGAATCTAATCGCAAATCACTCATCTATAGTAAAACAGCAACTACATTACACACTTTGGAACATTTTATTGGTGAAATAAAAATGGATCGATTCATTAAAAACTACTTTGAACAATGGAAGTTTAAACATCCTCGAGGTCATGATCTTATGGCTGTTCTAAAATCTTCATTAGACCAAGAAGTCGACTCAAGTCTTGCAAACCAAATGTATTCTTTCTTTCAACAAAGTATATATCAAGCTCATGTATTAGATTATGCAGTTACACAAATTTCTAATGAAGCTATTTTAGAACCCTTTGGATTATTGGATAAGAAATTAGATCAGACCAATAAACAAATCCAAAAAAATACAATTCGATCCAAAGTTACAATTGAAAGATTAGGCGATTGGATATTCCCGGTTGAAATTCAGATAAACTTTGAAGATGGCACATCAAAAAAAATTAATTGGTCCGGTATTGAAGGAATGAATGTTTTAGAATTCACAGGAACTACAAAAGTACTTTCTGCACAAATTGATCCCGATCAAAAAAATCTATTAGACATCAATCTCAACAATAATAGTCTTAGCATAAAGAATGACCCTGTTACTTTATGGAAATTTACAACTAAATTTATGTTTTGGATACAGAACTTATTCCAAACGCTAAGCTTCTTATTTTAA
- a CDS encoding heme-binding domain-containing protein, translated as MLRKILKVLAIAFILIQFIQIDKTSKSDETFHMSTKYNMPEEVSTLLKNACYNCHSNVVTYPWYSYVQPVGWWLNNHISEARRGLNFSTFTNGSIARQNHKFEEILEEVKEGEMPLKSYTYFGLHPEAKLTDAQRGVITSWAQLQMNLIAEQYPADSLVLKKRIK; from the coding sequence ATGTTAAGAAAAATTTTAAAAGTATTAGCCATTGCTTTCATTTTGATTCAATTTATCCAGATCGATAAAACATCCAAAAGCGATGAGACTTTTCATATGAGCACCAAATATAATATGCCTGAGGAAGTATCGACCCTCTTAAAAAATGCTTGTTACAATTGCCATTCCAATGTTGTTACATATCCTTGGTATAGTTATGTTCAACCAGTTGGGTGGTGGCTTAATAACCACATTTCAGAAGCCAGACGAGGTCTCAATTTTTCAACATTTACAAATGGTTCCATTGCCCGGCAAAACCATAAATTTGAAGAAATTTTAGAAGAAGTCAAAGAAGGGGAGATGCCATTGAAATCATATACTTATTTTGGCCTACATCCTGAAGCTAAATTGACTGATGCCCAGAGAGGAGTGATTACATCATGGGCACAATTACAAATGAATTTGATTGCAGAACAATATCCTGCTGACAGTCTGGTGCTGAAAAAGAGAATTAAATAA
- a CDS encoding T9SS type A sorting domain-containing protein, which produces MKSLLQQLKQKTKLHFYYSLRHSRFLLLFIALMFFNVIVTKSQSVVFKYITPRASPYQYVSDTVFYIISQPGGVCGQPELIVPSGIDHVDYKGLLAKAKLSNGAKRFRAEAGKTLEITVEFHYSKYFSNTPRPSGTAQDWINAGSETESATFFTGAKVIQDWKEDRNSNIFTKKYGVTFTKGSYLGYVRLPLEGWLWQPPQGNLYFYTNPILIPTIVSGQLDEPVAILGKAIQPMVPYMVLHAPPGDGSSSETAETKTSCREFSTTLETESVHNADVAVKIGIAGSAGLFVTTDFEFSVTFSAKLTAGDLAIKSNANQTCVTMTKGFSTGAMIGLKGSGDVFMGYGTDLDYGIYRIIRQDAKTCLTSLDSGLVYAPSSNARTFFMTEEQLLDDIAYQRSVSARTDTTVKARNLAANQADVWEKILAMNKANKDNPSNSLIKNITFGKGVTITEESGITVVNTNTLDVQNYLEASVGIAALVEVAGSGVSGGYEYTNKHRYGNTTTNSQETQKMVKYTLTDDDAGDKFDVKIVRDPMFGTPVFRLESSTKSSCPYQGGYQRDQPKLKHDGTTNDRITSLKNPIGSSATFKLDICNESNEARSYNLKLNATSNLNGAVVSASGVPLNGNDLGQTYLVPANSCLQDLIVEVKQLSANSPLSYPNLELFLYSECEPDIQSSVFASIYFGNATAVENETNNDLLKVYPNPSSGKLNISFGSDKNIEFINIMDMSGKTILHAPIIDSKSIHEIDLSGLAKGVYVLQVQSNGKRQTKKLILE; this is translated from the coding sequence ATGAAGTCATTATTACAACAATTAAAACAAAAAACCAAGTTACATTTTTACTATTCACTCAGGCATTCAAGGTTCTTACTGCTTTTTATCGCACTTATGTTCTTTAATGTAATCGTTACAAAGTCACAATCCGTGGTTTTTAAATATATAACCCCAAGAGCCAGTCCATATCAATACGTTTCTGACACCGTTTTTTACATCATTAGTCAGCCAGGTGGTGTATGTGGTCAACCGGAACTAATAGTTCCTTCTGGAATAGATCATGTCGATTATAAAGGATTATTAGCAAAGGCTAAACTTTCTAACGGTGCCAAGCGATTTAGAGCTGAAGCTGGCAAAACTTTGGAGATCACTGTGGAATTTCATTATTCCAAATATTTTTCCAATACTCCAAGGCCAAGTGGGACCGCCCAAGATTGGATTAATGCAGGTTCTGAAACTGAAAGTGCAACTTTTTTTACAGGAGCTAAAGTTATTCAGGATTGGAAAGAGGATAGGAATAGTAATATTTTTACAAAAAAGTATGGTGTAACATTTACCAAAGGATCCTATTTAGGATATGTAAGATTGCCTTTAGAAGGATGGCTATGGCAACCACCACAAGGTAACCTTTATTTTTACACAAACCCAATTCTTATTCCAACCATCGTTTCAGGACAGTTGGACGAACCAGTTGCCATTCTCGGTAAAGCCATTCAACCCATGGTACCTTATATGGTATTGCATGCTCCTCCTGGTGATGGAAGCTCATCAGAAACAGCTGAGACCAAAACCTCCTGCCGAGAATTTTCAACTACTTTAGAAACAGAATCCGTACACAACGCCGATGTAGCGGTTAAAATAGGTATTGCTGGATCAGCAGGTTTGTTTGTTACTACTGATTTTGAGTTTTCGGTGACATTTAGTGCTAAGCTCACAGCCGGTGATCTAGCTATTAAAAGCAATGCCAATCAGACTTGCGTTACGATGACCAAAGGCTTTTCTACCGGTGCCATGATCGGTCTTAAAGGAAGTGGAGATGTATTTATGGGCTATGGTACTGACCTCGATTATGGTATTTACAGAATAATTAGACAGGATGCTAAAACCTGTTTAACCTCTTTAGATTCTGGATTAGTTTACGCTCCGTCAAGCAATGCACGAACTTTCTTCATGACTGAGGAACAACTCTTAGATGATATAGCCTATCAGAGATCTGTATCAGCAAGAACAGACACCACCGTTAAGGCCAGAAATCTAGCAGCTAATCAAGCAGATGTTTGGGAGAAAATTTTAGCCATGAACAAAGCAAATAAGGACAATCCATCTAACTCTCTAATTAAAAATATTACATTTGGCAAAGGGGTTACTATTACAGAAGAATCAGGAATAACCGTAGTTAACACAAACACGCTAGATGTTCAAAATTATCTTGAGGCTTCAGTGGGTATAGCTGCCCTAGTTGAAGTAGCTGGTTCAGGTGTTTCAGGTGGATACGAATACACGAACAAACATAGATATGGCAATACAACCACTAATTCTCAGGAAACTCAGAAGATGGTAAAATATACCCTTACTGATGATGATGCTGGTGATAAATTTGATGTTAAAATCGTAAGAGACCCTATGTTTGGCACACCAGTGTTCCGTCTAGAATCTTCGACAAAAAGTTCATGCCCTTATCAAGGTGGCTATCAACGAGATCAACCTAAATTGAAACATGACGGCACAACTAATGACCGTATAACTTCATTAAAAAATCCAATTGGATCTTCTGCAACATTTAAATTAGATATTTGCAATGAATCTAATGAGGCCCGAAGCTATAATTTAAAACTAAATGCGACATCGAATCTAAATGGTGCAGTAGTTTCAGCTTCTGGAGTGCCTTTGAATGGAAATGACTTAGGGCAAACGTATTTGGTTCCTGCGAATTCTTGCTTACAAGACTTAATCGTCGAAGTAAAACAACTCTCTGCAAATAGTCCGCTTTCTTATCCAAATCTTGAGCTATTTCTTTATAGTGAATGCGAACCAGACATTCAGTCTAGTGTTTTTGCTTCCATTTATTTTGGAAATGCAACAGCAGTTGAAAATGAAACCAACAATGATTTGCTAAAAGTTTATCCAAATCCTTCATCCGGAAAATTAAATATTAGTTTTGGATCAGATAAAAATATTGAATTTATAAACATCATGGATATGTCAGGAAAGACAATTTTACATGCACCAATTATAGATTCAAAGTCAATTCATGAAATTGATTTATCAGGTCTAGCCAAAGGAGTCTATGTATTACAAGTTCAGTCAAATGGAAAACGACAAACTAAAAAATTAATACTTGAATAA
- a CDS encoding PIN domain-containing protein produces MNIFLDTNLIIDFLTKREPYSEDIKDIFQYSVEGKYELFISSVTVTNTYYIISKLVNASFAKKKLEQLMELVNVLNVGESTIVKALDSKFKDLEDGVQSFSAEEGNLKIILTRNVKDFKWSNLTVLTPKEFLSSEPESSL; encoded by the coding sequence ATGAACATATTTCTTGACACTAACCTAATTATCGATTTTCTCACCAAGAGAGAACCCTATTCAGAAGACATTAAAGATATATTTCAATATTCAGTGGAAGGTAAATATGAATTATTTATCTCTTCAGTTACGGTTACGAACACGTATTACATCATTAGTAAGTTGGTAAATGCTTCTTTTGCGAAAAAAAAGCTTGAACAATTAATGGAATTGGTTAATGTATTAAATGTTGGAGAGTCCACTATCGTGAAAGCTTTAGATTCCAAATTTAAAGATTTAGAAGATGGTGTTCAAAGTTTTAGTGCAGAAGAAGGCAACTTAAAAATAATTTTAACTAGAAATGTAAAGGATTTTAAATGGAGTAATTTAACTGTTTTAACTCCAAAGGAATTTCTGAGTAGTGAACCGGAATCAAGTTTATAG